One genomic window of Tachypleus tridentatus isolate NWPU-2018 chromosome 12, ASM421037v1, whole genome shotgun sequence includes the following:
- the LOC143235476 gene encoding putative peptidase C1-like protein F26E4.3 has product MVKQDYWSAVLSVVIVLACISLISTKNQYQDLQGDYCRVRRPVTCCQGRDDSCTVPILDTVCYCDLFCDRTNGEDCCPDFWDYCLGERTPPPPEPVIKPHCYQDGVRYNIGQKFKKNCNTCECRYTSADKFDFVCEDKPCLIQPKLNEAVNQGNYGWKSSNYSFFWGQTLEEGIRYHLGTFKPYGRTFQMNEMRIKNHHPLPETFDSRLQWPGLIQGISDQGNCSASWAFSTAALSSDRRAIQSKARERIILSPQQLISCNIKGQKGCEGGHVDRAWWFMRKQGLTSQKCYPYTSGQTGQKDECMIHRERHRGTVQCPSGIRDEHYKTTPPYRVGHLEEDIMYDIYTNGPVQATFRVMQDFFSYASGIYQKLPQVHSKPPLQGWHSVRIIGWGVDRSQGRKKKYWLCANSWGRDWGENGYFRIVRGQNECDIESFVVGVWAKKNHFELSSAR; this is encoded by the exons ATGGTTAAACAAGACTATTGGTCAGCAGTGCTGTCAGTTGTTATAGTTCTAGCTTGTATTTCATTAATATCAACCAAAAATCAGTATCAAGACCTCCAAGGAGATTACTGTCGTGTGCGTCGACCAGTCACGTGCTGCCAAGGCAGAGATGACTCTTGTACAGTACCCATCCTTGACACTGTCTGCTACTGCGATTTGTTTTGTGATCGTACCAATGGTGAAGACTGCTGCCCTGACTTCTGGGATTATTGTCTGGGAGAAAGAACACCACCGCCTCCAGAGCCTGTGATTAAGCCTC ATTGCTACCAAGATGGCGTTCGCTATAACATtggacaaaagtttaaaaaaaactgtaacacgtg tgaaTGTCGCTACACCAGCGCAGATAAGTTTGACTTTGTATGCGAAGACAAACCTTGTCTTATTCAGCCGAAACTCAATGAAGCCGTCAATCAAGGAAACTATGG ATGGAAATCTTCAAACTATTCTTTCTTTTGGGGACAGACTCTTGAAGAAGGAATCCGTTATCATTTAGGGACATTCAAACCATATGGCAGA aCGTTCCAAATGAACGAGATGCGTATCAAGAACCATCATCCTCTGCCGGAAACCTTCGACTCTCGTCTGCAGTGGCCGGGCTTGATTCAAGGAATTAGTGACCAGGGAAACTGTAGCGCCTCATGGGCCTTCTCAACAGCAG CTCTTTCATCTGATCGACGAGCGATCCAGTCGAAAGCCCGCGAAAGAATAATACTGTCTCCCCAGCAGCTTATCTCTTGTAACATCAAAGGGCAGAAGGGTTGTGAAGGAGGACATGTTGACAGGGCATGGTGGTTCATGAGGAAGCAggg TTTGACATCTCAAAAGTGCTACCCTTACACAAGTGGACAAACTGGACAGAAAGATGAATGTATGATTCATCGCGAAAGGCACAGAGGGACTGTCCAGTGTCCTTCTGGTATCCGAGACGAACATTATAAAACAACTCCACCCTATAGAGTAGGCCATTTG GAAGAAGATATCATGTACGATATTTATACCAATGGCCCTGTCCAAG CAACATTTCGTGTGATGCAAGACTTCTTCAGTTATGCTAGCGGGATCTATCAAAAACTTCCTCAAGTACATAGCAAACCACCACTACAAGGATGGCATTCAGTGAGAATCATAgg GTGGGGAGTTGATAGATCAcaaggaagaaagaaaaaatattgg CTCTGTGCTAACTCCTGGGGACGAGACTGGGGAGAAAACGGTTACTTCCGCATCGTTCGAGGTCAAAACGAGTGCGACATCGAATCCTTCGTTGTAGGAGTTTGGGCGAAAAAAAATCACTTCGAACTCTCCAGTGCTcgttaa